The genomic region tatttcattagaagtCTATTCACGTTATCACGTTagcattcctttttttttttcctcctatttttatacatctcttattatgatgatttaagatttttttttaattttttatgaaaatatttattttagtaaattaaatagaatgtaaCAAAACTCGTTTTTAAATACGTTTGGTTATATCGATACGTTTGATTATAATGGTACATTTAAttacttggtacatttgaatttttggtccatttagtttcttggtacatttggatttttggtacgtttgttttcaaaacataagttctattactttttgtcctaataacgaggaattactttaattaattatttttttatatagaaagagTCATTAGTCAACAGACAATAGCCTTTTTGTTAActcaaaattatatgatttattgttattatttagcattatctacaataataaggatttatctCCGATCAACTAAAAGTTGTTCTAAAGACTTATCTACCAAAAAACAAGACTATCTAAAGCATTGTGtatgaatcaaacatatttttaaacattccaaaaagatgaatattcattttaatatagtttataattgggCACACTTTAATTCAGGGTTGATATGTTTTTGTTTGACTTTGTTACGTTTTCATTTAATGTTAGTACGTTTCCATTTGGCGTGGTGTACATTtagatttgaaaagtttaaatttttagacttaaatatagttgaaaatatataacaaatttttaaatgtaaattaatttcaattaatctgAAGTAGTTCAAGTCTAAGTATCTTaatcaaatgtttcaaaagtttaataaaaaacttaaaaagcttaaatgtttagtttaaaaagGTCTAAAATGAGGCATCGAATTCTAATTTTCTCATATTTGCTTTCAGATTGACAAAGGTTGGCTCACATATCGACATGTCCTGTCCTCCTATCCTCCGCCGCGTCGGAAGTAGGGTAGCGGGAATCCCCTTCGGATCAGAATCTCCCACCATCCCAGATCAACTTTCAAgaccattcattaaatttaattttcagaaATTAACGAAAGAAttaacaaatataaataaaatacaaataaaagataaagaTCTCCACAATAAGCTATTACATAACAATTTtgataaaactataaaaataatatataaaatctTTACAAAAGCgttctaaacaaaaaaaacaattccCAAATGAACTCTTGATTTCTTTCCAGACAATGCTTTGATACGAAGCTTTAGGAGCCAAAAATTGTGTTTCTACGCTAAAATGAAAAGAAGCTTATTACTTGATTCTCCAAAATTAGCGTGGCTGAAAAATGTGTCAATAAGAAAGAAGACATTACTCCACTTTGAAAAACAGGCTAATTGATGagtattgaatttatattatatgttgtaacctatttttagtatgtttccttatttattttcatgaaattttgatatcttgatttatatttttaatgtagaACATGTGACTTCCTCTTGAGCAAAAGGTGATCGAGCGGACGAtttttggagtgattctaattggaggatgttcgtgagtctttTAACTTGTTTGTATCAAAGTTTCATATTTGTCTACCAAGTGGTTAATCTATGACGATGAAATAAAGAACTAATGCCCAGTGCTATCAAATTGATGTTTTAGGCTTATTTGGGCTTTTTGAAGTCCAAAATGGTGTCTTTTGGTGATGAATCTCTTTTGGAGCTGATTTAGGCCCCGAATTGGACTATTTAGTAAGCTGGCAAATTCTCCATGTTTGACTAGGAGATTGTTTCCTAGTTtctcttaatttaatttgtttcttaGTTTTTAGAAAACCTTTTTCTAGGACGGATTTTaattgtagtagtataaataaagggGACGGCCCTAAGGATTCGACATAACTTTGAGAGGATTGCTGAAGGCTCtggcaaattgaaaatttcaaactacaaggtgttttcactctttttctattcaataaaaatttctttgattttaattataaatatgcgtaactaacttcttttttctAGGGCAAGGCCCCGAGCCTTAGTATGAATATGTagtctttatttaattgcttatgatattatgcatgcatactttgaattgttaatcattgtgtttaaattttctttatattttactgcttagctaccattagggTGTTTTAGATAAGTAATTAGATGCAATTTCTTGAAATGCGGCCCGAAAATTGAAGaatgcttcttgtggttaataattgtaaagTTCATTTAAGGCGAATGTCATGTTTTAAAGTTGCATGgcttttcaaaaggttttctaaAAGTGGAATGAATCATGCATGTTTACATTTGGTTTGAATGTCACAAACgaattgcatgtttgatatacattATATCTTGAATGCCAAAAATAGAATATGAAGTAGGAAAacttaaccttcaaagttgcatagATCATTCATAAGTGATTGGTGAAACTACATACTAGTATTAAGGTGACAAGGAACCCTTGTGTCTTTTTATCTTTGTTTCAAAACCGtgtgtttttaaattggtttctcaaaatttattttcttgctagtttctttaaactttattttcaattaattaattaagatttgattttaCATAAATTACTTTAAATAATCCTTGTGAAAACAAcattgtactcttgcaagtattttatgagattttaaTCCTCTTTGTGCAGCTACTAAAAATCTTCTCACTAATCATAATACAAAAAAAGATGCTCGCTTATGATTTTATATCATGTCTTCCATTGGTAATCATTTTGTGAAAAAGTAGGACAAATTCAAAAGAGACGATTTTTACATGCTTTTTTTAGCTTCTCACGCCTCATTTATTTATTATCATCAaaatgaataaatcaaacaaaaaataataaacatgaTTAAACATGAACGTGCGAGAGGCAAAACCGAGTGTGTCTATCATTTCATGCCCAAAACAATTAAGACATCTTATTCTAACCAAAACAAATAGACAAAATGATACTTCAAGAAAATACTAAAATGACAAATTCGGCCGCCTTTGCCCTTTCACGATCCATTTCATGCACTACATATTGTTCAAATTTAAAAGCGAAACCTTAAACAGCAAGTTACCAAATCACAGCTCAAAAGCTCAGTGTAAACGCTGTTGTAGATAAGTAATATGTAACTCTACATGGTTACAAGGATCCACATCAACTGGTAACTTGGATGCTCCCAGAACAAAGGAAACACCGTCCTTTATTGCTAAATATTATTACATCCTATTATCTCTACCATACGACACCCAGTATCCTACTCTGCATGCTTACAAAACCGACTGGAAAAGCATCTCCGCAAGTTCCTGAAACGAAGCTCACAACTTGACATTAGAACGTatcttaaacaaaaataaagaatcactAGGACAGCAGCAAGTGAATGTCATCATCCGTATTTTCATGTTCTCTTCATAACTAGCAGCAAGCATAATGCTACACATGTTCTACGAATCCTTTTATTCGTCCAAAAAGGATGCAaatgaatctttttttttttcctctatcGTTTCTCAAGGAAGCTGAAACACTGAGTAAAACTccaggaattttttttttctttttcgcaCTTCTCGGATCTTCCATCCCATATTTAGATTTTCATCACTAGTTATAGAAATATGTATGGTCACTCAGAATGCAGAGCACGAGACAGGCATAACAAGAGCAATTTCATCTTATTATTCCAGAGGCGTCCACTGTTTTGTTTCAATTATTTATACGCATTTGCAGTGCCAGTTTTGAAGCAAAATTATCCGTGATTGTTGGATCTTTGATGCTAGGAGCTCAAATGAACGTTAAGTATTACCTGCTTGGCAGAAGGAACTGTTGGTTCACCCCATTCTATTGCCTTCTTCTCAAGATACTCAAAATCAGCCTTACCAGCCTGTTGAAGGTGCATTACCATGCATTAGACATCTAGACCGTTTAAAACCACGAAACCAGACAAAGTGTTTGAAAGTGGTTACCTCTATAAGGGCCCCAACTTCAGTATCGAAACTCTTGTATCGTTTGCGAACAAGGTCAGGCAGAGAACCATCCTTAATGTTGTAATTCAGAAATGAAGAGACATGGTATCATGATTAGCAAGcagaaaacaaaatcataatCTGTTGAGAAGTAAATAGATGAGAGTCGAGCGCACTACCTCAACCAACTTTGCAACATTACGGAGGCCACGGGCCAGGGTATCCATTCCGCCGATATGAGCAATGAACAAATCCTCAACATCTGTGCTTTCTCTTCGTCTATATATCATTAATAAAAagggtaaaaaagaaaaaaacaatataagaaaaattagCTATCAGCTTAAAAATATGACAATGTATGCATTCACAATAAAATGGAAAGTCAACATAAGGAACTGACAATTTGGCATCAAAGTTGAATCCTCCAGGTGCTATTCCTCCCTGAGATAAAGAGAGGAAAGAAATAGATCAACTCATGAAATTGCATGCCCGACCAATCACAAgtttttttaaatcttaaaacaAGAAGCCGAAATAGATGTCATTTGTGACATACATTCTTTACTACACTGTGCATAACCAGAGTTGCCTCTGCAATATCTGTGAGAAACTGATCTGTATCCCATCCTGCGACAGTGACAAAATCACAGTATTACAACTTTATTCATATATAGTTTCAGTTCCAAAGAGATAATCCTACCAGTCTGAGGATCTCCAGTGTTTGCATCAACGTTTCCTAGTAGACCATTGAGTCTTGCAGTTTCAAGCTCATGATAACAGCTGCAAAGTTTTACAGGTTTGGTGGAGGAGTTTAAATTTTCTGATGTGCTCACACAAATCGAGGGAGAAATATAAAGTGAGCATTAGCTTAAGAAGAGCTTAAGGCACAAGCTGTGATTTACCTGTGACCAGATAGTGTTGCATGATTGCACTCAATGTTAAGCTTAAATTCTCCTACAAAAGAAATGGGATGACGCTGTTAAGTATGACTCATTAAAAGTAAAGAATACTTTATGAAGTTTATATGATTGAAAAATAGTTCTCAATGTCTCAAAACTTTTGCGTAAGGAATTCAAATAAAGGGAGTACAAAATGACATGTCCACATgaatacaaaaaccaaatataaaacacttactgtATTGTATAAAATTTCACAACTCAACTCATTCATATAACCAACTTTGGAGCTTAACCAAAAACTAATAGTAACAAAGTCAAGTGACTCGTGAATATAGAGGGTACGTGTAAAATTCACCTATAAGGCCATATTTTCGCAGGAAGTTTGCTGATGTTGCAGCATCCCAGTCATACCTAACAAAATCATCTCACAGGTAAACAAACAGATGAGTGAAAACCATATTAAATTACTAATAGTCTAATAATCAAGCAAATAGCTTACTGGTGTTTGGTAGGTTCTTGAGGCTTGGGTTCAATCAACAATGTCCCTGAGTAGTGGGtaccaaaattgaaaagaaatgttGAGAAACTAATCACTCTGGTATAAAAGTCGAAGTCAAAGTTATAAAACTATCTGGTATAAAGCTTAGGTATAAATTTAACGCAAGTATACCATTGTATCCGATTTTCTTCTTGTAGGCAACAGCAGCTTCAAGAAACCTTGCCTATAAATATACCCACAAAAGATCATGCTATGTAATAAGGCAGGCCTCATTATGAAACCGATGGATAGGTTACACTGCTACAGAAATATGGTAGCATAAATACTGCGTATTCCTTGATAGGTTTCAACTACAGTTGCTAAAGGAGGGTTTTTACAAgacaggaaaagaaaaaagaaaacaaaaaaaatgaaatatatcACTGAAAGGAAGCTTATTTTGAAATAACTGCAAACGAAACACACCAGATGATCAAGCTCTCTTCCCATGTCAGTATTCAAGAGACTCTGGT from Pyrus communis chromosome 4, drPyrComm1.1, whole genome shotgun sequence harbors:
- the LOC137731741 gene encoding xylose isomerase-like, coding for MKAGRILLLLLCLNVVTFGVIADLPTCPASDLGSGCGDSDEWEGEFFAGIPKIKYEGPSTKNPLAFKWYNADEEILGKKMKDWMRFSVAFWHTFRGTGGDPFGAPTKNWPWEDGTNSVAMAKRRMRANFEFINKLGVDRWCFHDRDIAPDGETLEESNKNLDEVVALAKDLQGTKIRPLWGTAQLFLHPRYMHGGATSPEVGVYAYAAAQVKKAIEVTHYLGGENYVFWGGREGYQSLLNTDMGRELDHLARFLEAAVAYKKKIGYNGTLLIEPKPQEPTKHQYDWDAATSANFLRKYGLIGEFKLNIECNHATLSGHSCYHELETARLNGLLGNVDANTGDPQTGWDTDQFLTDIAEATLVMHSVVKNGGIAPGGFNFDAKLRRESTDVEDLFIAHIGGMDTLARGLRNVAKLVEDGSLPDLVRKRYKSFDTEVGALIEAGKADFEYLEKKAIEWGEPTVPSAKQELAEMLFQSVL